Proteins from one Paenibacillus amylolyticus genomic window:
- a CDS encoding alpha/beta-type small acid-soluble spore protein: MYGGQNQGSGSRSNNLVVPQANAALQQLKIEAAQELGVTIPQDGYYGNYTSRETGSLGGYITKRLVQIAEQQLSGRS, from the coding sequence ATGTACGGAGGTCAAAACCAAGGTAGCGGTAGCCGCTCCAACAACCTGGTCGTTCCCCAAGCAAATGCTGCATTGCAACAATTGAAAATTGAAGCTGCACAAGAGCTGGGTGTAACTATTCCACAAGATGGTTACTACGGTAACTATACTTCCCGTGAGACAGGTTCTCTGGGTGGATACATCACTAAACGTCTGGTGCAAATCGCTGAGCAGCAATTATCGGGTCGTTCGTAA
- a CDS encoding O-methyltransferase, with product MMKIEQLSLARQLDLVFKELDHELSGLDSGVVFVQIRNNVIGKFGIRHNPITGRDGQMDVEEEGLNETQRNSFRAMALETLKFKRNWTHGEISYDFAIRQGMILVDATMESNYNMASLMIRYPRTNTYKDADMESTS from the coding sequence ATTATGAAAATTGAGCAGCTTTCATTAGCACGTCAGTTAGATTTAGTATTTAAAGAGCTTGATCATGAGTTATCGGGGCTAGATTCAGGGGTAGTTTTTGTGCAAATACGAAACAACGTAATTGGGAAGTTCGGTATTCGACATAATCCGATAACTGGACGGGATGGACAGATGGATGTGGAGGAAGAGGGACTTAACGAAACTCAAAGAAATTCGTTTCGTGCGATGGCTTTGGAAACGTTGAAATTCAAACGCAATTGGACACATGGTGAAATATCGTACGACTTCGCAATAAGACAAGGTATGATTTTGGTAGATGCAACGATGGAGTCTAATTACAATATGGCGAGTCTGATGATTCGTTACCCTAGAACCAATACATACAAGGATGCAGATATGGAGTCGACCTCATAG
- a CDS encoding M23 family metallopeptidase, with translation MQQRLTFRHTYRFWIKTLLAGTLLLPCLPVDVYGEPAQAAPKSQTAELKPAEIFAARRHLYESIGQMTQIPWYRLAAIDQYERTITRAHPKDRKHPERLTGIFMTPPAWRGWLNPDETDQHPESILFFKGYGRDGSGDGIADANNDQDVLYSIASVIQGYGNKQEDFNIALWEYYHNSRAVQRIQQFAKLYEHFDNLDLFGHAFPVPLGNNYSYRSTWGTKRSWGGYRIHEGTDIFAPHGLPVRSTCYGVVEIKGWNPFGGWRIGIRDLNNHYHYYAHLSGFDKSARIGEVVIPGQVVGWVGSSGYGKPGTQGKFPPHLHYGIYRDSGLHEWSFDPYPQLKHWEQEERKQKNKKSK, from the coding sequence GTGCAACAACGCTTGACCTTCAGGCACACGTACCGATTTTGGATCAAAACATTACTTGCAGGTACGCTGCTTCTCCCATGCTTGCCTGTTGATGTTTACGGTGAACCCGCTCAGGCCGCTCCGAAATCACAGACAGCTGAGCTAAAGCCCGCAGAAATCTTTGCTGCACGTCGCCATTTATATGAAAGCATCGGTCAGATGACTCAGATTCCCTGGTACAGGCTGGCCGCCATTGATCAGTATGAACGCACGATAACCCGTGCGCACCCGAAGGACCGCAAGCACCCGGAGCGGCTCACAGGGATCTTCATGACCCCTCCAGCCTGGAGAGGATGGCTAAATCCTGATGAGACGGATCAACATCCGGAATCCATTCTGTTTTTTAAAGGATATGGACGTGATGGTTCTGGAGACGGAATCGCGGATGCCAACAATGATCAGGATGTACTGTACAGCATCGCTTCTGTGATTCAGGGTTACGGGAACAAGCAAGAGGACTTCAACATTGCCTTGTGGGAATATTACCATAATTCCCGTGCGGTGCAACGGATACAGCAATTTGCGAAGTTGTATGAGCATTTTGACAATCTGGATCTTTTCGGACATGCTTTTCCGGTCCCGCTGGGAAACAACTACTCCTACCGCAGCACCTGGGGGACCAAACGCAGCTGGGGCGGCTACCGCATTCATGAGGGAACGGATATTTTCGCTCCGCATGGCCTGCCTGTGCGCAGCACCTGTTACGGGGTCGTGGAGATCAAAGGCTGGAATCCGTTTGGCGGCTGGCGCATCGGTATTCGGGATTTGAACAATCATTATCACTATTACGCCCACCTCTCTGGTTTTGACAAGAGTGCACGTATCGGCGAAGTGGTTATTCCAGGGCAGGTTGTAGGTTGGGTTGGCAGCTCGGGTTACGGGAAACCGGGAACACAGGGCAAATTCCCTCCGCATCTGCACTATGGGATTTACCGGGACAGCGGGCTGCACGAATGGTCGTTCGATCCTTATCCACAGCTGAAACATTGGGAACAGGAAGAACGCAAACAAAAGAACAAGAAAAGCAAATGA
- the lipA gene encoding lipoyl synthase → MAKRVKEPKPDWIRIKLTTGDNYQEMKTMMRSKTLHTVCEEARCPNIYECWANRTATFMILGDICTRACRFCAVNTGLPTELDLQEPERVAEAAEQMNLQHCVITSVARDDLKDGGATIFAETVKAVRRRLPLCSVEVLIPDFLGDRESLQIVMDAKPDILNHNIETVERLSDKVRAKAKYKRSLELLARAKEMQPNIPTKSSIMLGVGEEYNEILSTMDDLRAVDCDIMTIGQYLQPSEKHLYVEKYYPPEEFAALKQEGLKRGFSHVESGPMVRSSYHAHEQVKSATKHAEQAATHA, encoded by the coding sequence TTGGCAAAACGTGTTAAAGAACCGAAACCGGATTGGATTCGGATCAAATTGACAACCGGCGATAACTATCAGGAAATGAAAACGATGATGCGTTCCAAAACGCTGCATACGGTATGTGAGGAAGCTCGGTGCCCGAATATTTACGAATGCTGGGCCAATCGAACGGCCACTTTTATGATTTTGGGCGATATTTGCACAAGGGCTTGCCGTTTTTGCGCGGTGAATACAGGCTTGCCAACGGAGCTTGATCTGCAGGAACCGGAACGTGTGGCAGAAGCAGCAGAGCAGATGAATCTGCAACACTGTGTCATTACCAGTGTAGCCCGTGATGATCTGAAGGATGGAGGAGCTACGATTTTTGCAGAAACGGTAAAGGCCGTACGGCGGCGCTTGCCATTGTGCAGCGTTGAAGTACTCATTCCAGACTTTCTGGGTGATCGGGAATCTTTGCAGATTGTAATGGATGCCAAACCGGACATTCTGAATCACAATATTGAGACGGTTGAGCGGTTATCAGACAAAGTGCGTGCCAAGGCGAAATATAAACGTTCACTGGAATTGCTTGCTCGTGCCAAAGAAATGCAACCTAACATCCCAACGAAATCAAGTATTATGCTTGGTGTAGGTGAGGAATATAATGAAATTTTATCAACCATGGATGACCTTCGTGCAGTGGACTGCGATATTATGACGATTGGTCAATATTTGCAGCCGTCGGAGAAACATCTGTATGTTGAAAAGTATTATCCGCCAGAGGAGTTCGCTGCATTGAAACAGGAAGGATTGAAACGTGGCTTCAGCCATGTCGAGTCCGGCCCGATGGTACGCAGCTCCTACCATGCGCATGAACAGGTGAAATCGGCTACCAAACATGCTGAACAGGCGGCAACACACGCGTGA
- a CDS encoding NAD kinase translates to MRYYVQDRGDQLSIDLSQQFHALAKEEGFKLDAESPEIVISIGGDGTMLQAFHNFIDRIPDIAFVGVHTGHLGFYADWKKEELRELVRLMSGKGDPERLKPRIVQYPLLELEIRKKSGNSSYIALNEFTLKGVDGTVVAQVDINDVTFEMFRGDGICVSTPSGSTAYNKALGGAMVHPTIEAIQIAEIASINNRVYRTLGSPVILPKHHHCDIFSRKDQRLLLTIDHVNVMVEDLISVRCQVSSHKVSFARFRPYPFWNRVRTAFLD, encoded by the coding sequence TTGAGATATTATGTTCAAGACCGCGGAGACCAGTTATCGATTGATCTCAGTCAGCAGTTTCATGCGCTGGCGAAGGAAGAAGGGTTCAAGCTGGATGCAGAATCGCCGGAGATTGTCATCTCCATCGGGGGCGATGGTACGATGCTACAAGCATTTCACAATTTCATCGACCGTATTCCGGATATTGCTTTTGTTGGGGTTCATACAGGCCATCTCGGCTTTTATGCCGATTGGAAGAAGGAAGAATTAAGAGAATTAGTCAGGCTGATGAGCGGCAAAGGAGATCCCGAGCGTCTCAAACCACGCATTGTACAATATCCGTTGCTGGAACTGGAGATACGGAAAAAGTCGGGGAATTCCTCATACATCGCCCTTAATGAATTTACGTTAAAAGGTGTGGACGGTACCGTCGTGGCCCAAGTTGATATTAACGATGTCACCTTCGAGATGTTCCGTGGGGATGGAATCTGTGTATCCACGCCTTCAGGCAGCACGGCATACAACAAGGCCCTTGGCGGTGCGATGGTTCATCCAACCATTGAGGCGATTCAGATTGCGGAGATTGCTTCCATTAATAACCGTGTCTATCGTACACTCGGTTCACCGGTTATTTTGCCCAAGCATCATCATTGTGATATTTTCTCACGCAAGGATCAGCGCTTATTGTTGACCATTGATCATGTGAACGTGATGGTGGAGGACCTCATTTCTGTCCGTTGTCAGGTATCCAGTCACAAGGTCAGTTTCGCGCGTTTCCGTCCTTATCCATTCTGGAACCGGGTTCGTACGGCATTTCTTGACTAA
- a CDS encoding aldose 1-epimerase has product MKQVTKGQWNGYDTYILHSRELEITLLPRLGNNIISIRDLVQDRDVVRRPDEDDLAFYLQKPYHFGVPLLIPPGRIHRGRFEYEGVGYQFDQNTANDNHIHGLHRTQSWCVSDIEEDEDGCAITTELLTENEEHWMAQFPIPLKLEMTFSLQNAVFSQRLRVTNLSSTPAPFGMGYHTWFLLDGKPADWTLQLPVSGIYGQNEEQLPTGELEPLGEWSALNDGINLQGRNWDTLLKATEGEPATAYLRRQDGYTLKYSADEAFFKHWVLFTKGESDQFLCIEPYTWLPDAPNLALSDEETGLIRLEPEQPVELFTRIEVIPPTD; this is encoded by the coding sequence ATGAAACAAGTGACCAAAGGCCAATGGAATGGTTACGACACGTATATCCTACATAGCCGTGAATTGGAAATCACCCTGCTGCCGCGTCTTGGGAATAATATTATTTCCATTCGCGATTTAGTGCAGGACAGAGATGTCGTCCGCCGTCCGGATGAAGATGATCTTGCCTTTTATCTGCAGAAGCCGTACCATTTTGGCGTCCCTCTTCTGATTCCACCAGGACGCATTCATCGGGGACGATTCGAATATGAAGGTGTTGGGTACCAATTTGATCAGAACACGGCGAATGACAACCATATCCACGGCCTCCATCGCACCCAATCCTGGTGTGTCAGTGACATTGAGGAAGATGAAGACGGCTGTGCAATTACGACTGAATTACTGACTGAAAATGAAGAGCATTGGATGGCTCAATTCCCCATTCCCCTGAAACTTGAGATGACGTTCAGTCTGCAAAACGCTGTATTTAGCCAGCGTCTGCGAGTCACCAATCTGAGCTCAACGCCTGCTCCATTTGGAATGGGATATCATACATGGTTTTTGTTAGACGGCAAACCAGCCGACTGGACACTGCAACTGCCGGTTTCCGGAATATACGGCCAGAACGAAGAACAATTGCCAACAGGTGAACTGGAACCCCTGGGCGAATGGTCTGCTCTTAACGATGGTATCAACTTGCAGGGACGGAACTGGGATACCTTGTTGAAAGCTACCGAAGGTGAACCGGCTACAGCCTACTTGCGCAGGCAAGATGGATATACCTTAAAATATTCAGCAGATGAAGCATTTTTCAAACACTGGGTCCTCTTCACCAAAGGTGAATCCGACCAGTTCTTGTGCATTGAACCATACACCTGGCTCCCGGATGCACCTAATTTGGCTTTATCGGATGAGGAAACCGGGTTGATTCGATTGGAACCGGAACAGCCTGTTGAACTATTTACACGGATTGAGGTTATACCTCCTACAGACTAA
- the zwf gene encoding glucose-6-phosphate dehydrogenase, which yields MDAMTFVLFGATGDLAKRKIYPALYNLYMDQKMPKSFSVIGLGRRELSDTDFQANVEKSLHEFSRQTPEEASQVRDFIGAFRYCSLNNTKLEDYTKLLELVQQREQELNIPENRMFYMSVAPEFFEPIALNIQESGLGNTKGWKKLIIEKPFGHDLQSARDLNEKLSNTFAEEEIYRIDHFLGKPMVQNIETLTYANPVIQALWSNRYIANVQITASETVGVEERAAYYDQSGALRDMFQNHMLQLLMMIGLHLPKRCTPEEIQFKKQKIAEALRPLTKEIIASEVVRAQYAAGELQGTPVVGYLDEPGIPAGSQNETYVAARLWIDDPFWSEVPFYIRTGKRLAEKSTRIVVEFKSPLKTGHESENTTEPNLLMIEIGPGESISLQLNAKNPLNHGEVEPMRMTFNSGKRNIPEAYENLIFDAMRGDSTFFAHWNEVELAWQWVKPIQEAFEAGSVPLDTYSAGSHGPESADRLTAADGYRWW from the coding sequence ATGGATGCAATGACATTTGTCCTGTTCGGGGCAACAGGCGATTTAGCCAAACGCAAGATTTACCCTGCATTATATAACTTGTACATGGATCAGAAAATGCCGAAATCCTTCTCCGTTATCGGTTTGGGACGACGTGAGTTGTCCGATACGGACTTCCAGGCGAATGTGGAAAAATCACTGCATGAATTCTCACGTCAAACGCCGGAAGAAGCATCTCAAGTTCGTGATTTCATTGGCGCTTTCCGTTATTGTTCTCTAAATAATACGAAGCTTGAAGATTACACCAAATTGTTGGAACTGGTTCAACAGCGTGAACAAGAGCTTAACATTCCCGAAAACCGCATGTTCTACATGTCGGTGGCACCGGAATTCTTTGAGCCAATCGCATTGAACATTCAAGAAAGTGGCCTGGGTAACACCAAAGGCTGGAAAAAACTGATTATCGAAAAACCGTTTGGACACGACCTGCAATCGGCTCGTGATCTGAACGAAAAATTGAGCAATACTTTTGCGGAAGAAGAGATCTATCGCATTGACCATTTCCTTGGTAAACCGATGGTTCAAAATATTGAGACGCTCACATACGCGAATCCGGTCATTCAGGCGTTGTGGTCTAACCGTTATATTGCCAATGTACAGATCACGGCAAGTGAGACGGTAGGCGTTGAAGAACGTGCTGCATATTACGACCAAAGCGGTGCGCTTCGTGACATGTTCCAAAATCATATGCTTCAATTGCTGATGATGATTGGTTTGCATTTGCCAAAACGCTGCACACCGGAAGAAATTCAATTCAAAAAGCAAAAAATTGCTGAAGCACTTCGTCCTTTGACGAAAGAAATTATCGCTTCTGAAGTGGTTCGTGCGCAATATGCAGCAGGTGAGCTGCAAGGCACTCCGGTTGTTGGATATCTGGACGAGCCTGGCATCCCTGCCGGTTCTCAGAACGAGACCTATGTTGCGGCGAGACTTTGGATCGATGATCCATTCTGGAGCGAGGTTCCATTTTACATCCGTACAGGTAAACGCCTGGCTGAGAAATCCACGAGAATCGTGGTTGAATTCAAATCGCCACTCAAAACAGGGCATGAATCCGAGAATACAACGGAACCTAACCTGCTTATGATTGAAATTGGTCCGGGAGAAAGTATTTCCCTTCAATTAAATGCGAAGAATCCATTGAACCATGGTGAAGTGGAACCCATGCGTATGACCTTCAACTCAGGTAAACGTAACATCCCTGAAGCTTATGAGAATCTGATCTTTGATGCGATGCGTGGCGATTCCACCTTCTTCGCACACTGGAACGAAGTGGAGCTGGCATGGCAATGGGTGAAACCAATTCAGGAAGCATTCGAAGCAGGCAGCGTGCCACTGGATACGTACAGCGCAGGTTCACATGGACCTGAATCAGCAGATCGCCTGACAGCAGCAGACGGCTACCGTTGGTGGTAA
- a CDS encoding globin, producing the protein MNPSLSIYENLGGEKGVRALVEAFYPIVQQNEQLAPLFPEDIQPVIDKQYMFLSQFFGGPGLFSEAFGHPMMRARHMHFEVTVERAEAWLACMDQALTQICVEEPLHSFILQRLSGPAHHFVNTP; encoded by the coding sequence ATGAATCCCAGTTTGAGTATTTATGAGAATCTTGGCGGCGAGAAAGGGGTTCGCGCACTGGTCGAGGCCTTCTATCCAATCGTCCAGCAGAATGAGCAATTGGCTCCGCTTTTCCCGGAAGATATTCAGCCGGTCATCGACAAGCAGTATATGTTTTTGTCCCAGTTTTTTGGAGGACCGGGTCTGTTCTCTGAGGCGTTTGGACATCCGATGATGCGTGCCCGTCATATGCACTTTGAAGTGACGGTTGAACGGGCTGAGGCTTGGCTTGCATGTATGGATCAAGCTTTAACACAGATCTGTGTGGAGGAGCCCTTGCATTCATTCATCCTGCAGCGTTTATCCGGCCCAGCACACCATTTTGTGAATACACCGTAG
- a CDS encoding YycC family protein: MKPLQVSADTAVKLAESLGVPLEHLMHMPQHILMQKIAELAKQETSKPSAPEGEQE; this comes from the coding sequence ATGAAACCTTTACAAGTATCGGCTGATACAGCCGTCAAATTAGCAGAATCCCTGGGCGTACCTTTGGAGCACCTGATGCACATGCCACAACATATCCTGATGCAGAAGATTGCGGAGCTTGCCAAACAAGAAACCTCCAAACCTTCCGCACCAGAAGGCGAACAAGAATGA
- the fsa gene encoding fructose-6-phosphate aldolase: MKFFLDTGNVEEIKRIERLGLVDGVTTNPSLIAKEGRVFKEVIQEICGVVKGPVSAEVIGLKAEDMLKEAYEIAEWAPNVVIKLPMTEDGLYACHELTEKGIKTNVTLIFSAAQGLMAAKAGATYISPFVGRLDDIAVDGMKLIRDLRLILDMYDLPSEIIAASIRNIKHVEDAALSGAHIATIPGSLLPTLWKHPLTDSGIERFLKDWESVPK, from the coding sequence ATGAAATTTTTCTTGGATACAGGAAATGTGGAAGAAATCAAACGGATCGAACGTCTGGGTCTGGTGGATGGAGTCACGACTAACCCGTCTTTGATTGCCAAAGAAGGTCGCGTATTTAAAGAAGTCATTCAGGAGATCTGTGGCGTGGTTAAAGGCCCGGTCAGTGCTGAAGTCATCGGTCTCAAAGCCGAAGATATGTTGAAGGAAGCTTATGAAATTGCGGAATGGGCACCGAATGTAGTCATTAAATTGCCGATGACCGAAGATGGGCTATACGCTTGTCATGAGTTGACGGAAAAAGGAATCAAAACCAATGTAACGCTGATCTTCTCCGCAGCACAGGGTCTGATGGCGGCGAAAGCCGGTGCAACCTACATCAGTCCATTCGTTGGTCGTTTGGATGATATTGCGGTGGATGGTATGAAATTGATTCGTGATCTGCGTCTGATTCTGGACATGTATGATCTGCCTTCCGAGATTATCGCAGCAAGCATTCGCAATATCAAACATGTAGAAGATGCAGCCCTTTCCGGTGCGCACATTGCCACCATTCCAGGCTCGCTTCTGCCGACACTTTGGAAACACCCACTGACGGACAGCGGGATTGAACGTTTCCTGAAAGACTGGGAATCCGTTCCGAAATAA
- a CDS encoding DUF2225 domain-containing protein produces the protein MELEPLYKVKVTCHYCETEYETSRVRPSLKRPYRTDSDFCAYYKLENPDFYVVRICPQCGFASTENATEHLNDAQRKAFKEQVGNRWVKRDYSGARTLDQALATYKLALLCAQVIQEKDRVVAGLLHHIAWLYRYMEDHAQEHRFLEFSLEAYVKVFEREGTGGNEAKLLYLLGELNRRVGRFNEAVKWFGKVIHDKRITDAAMIRASREQWAVLREQMISGKMELPEEMLEADKEAAKRSPL, from the coding sequence TTGGAATTAGAGCCGCTGTATAAGGTGAAAGTGACCTGTCATTATTGCGAAACCGAGTATGAAACCTCACGGGTAAGACCTAGTTTGAAAAGGCCCTATCGGACAGATTCAGACTTTTGTGCTTATTACAAGCTGGAGAATCCCGACTTTTATGTGGTTCGCATCTGTCCGCAGTGCGGGTTTGCTTCCACGGAGAACGCAACGGAGCATCTGAATGATGCTCAGCGCAAGGCTTTTAAGGAACAGGTCGGAAATCGTTGGGTCAAACGTGATTATAGCGGAGCACGCACACTGGATCAGGCGCTGGCTACGTACAAGCTTGCCTTGCTGTGCGCCCAGGTAATCCAGGAGAAAGACCGTGTCGTCGCTGGTCTGTTGCATCATATAGCTTGGTTGTATCGATATATGGAGGACCATGCACAGGAACATCGTTTTCTCGAATTCAGTCTTGAAGCCTATGTGAAGGTGTTCGAACGGGAAGGAACGGGTGGCAATGAAGCCAAACTGTTGTATTTGCTCGGGGAATTGAACCGCAGGGTAGGGCGATTTAATGAAGCGGTAAAATGGTTCGGCAAGGTCATTCATGACAAGAGGATCACCGATGCAGCCATGATTCGTGCTTCAAGGGAACAGTGGGCCGTGCTGCGTGAACAGATGATTTCCGGTAAGATGGAGCTGCCTGAAGAGATGCTGGAAGCAGACAAGGAGGCTGCGAAGCGCAGCCCCCTCTAG
- a CDS encoding YutD family protein, translating into MLERYDYIIGDWGYSQLRLKGFYRDNHPKATKDSTIASMVDYINEYCNFGCAYFVLQKSKDQPQAKAKSGS; encoded by the coding sequence GTGCTGGAGCGTTATGATTATATTATCGGGGACTGGGGTTATAGCCAGTTAAGGTTAAAAGGGTTTTACCGTGATAACCATCCGAAAGCGACGAAGGATTCCACGATTGCCAGTATGGTCGATTATATCAATGAATATTGTAACTTTGGCTGTGCGTATTTTGTGCTTCAGAAGAGCAAAGATCAGCCACAAGCCAAAGCAAAAAGCGGTTCCTGA
- a CDS encoding helix-turn-helix domain-containing protein produces MSDDENAKQICTKVEQSYQIIGRKWVALIIHTLMEEPKRFSEIHAYIPDLSKRVLNERMKELEEEGLVVRHVVTERPVRTEYMLSRKGTELGRALSAVERWADKWL; encoded by the coding sequence ATGAGCGATGATGAGAATGCCAAGCAAATATGCACAAAAGTGGAACAATCTTATCAGATCATTGGCCGAAAATGGGTAGCCCTCATTATCCATACATTGATGGAGGAACCCAAACGCTTCAGTGAGATTCACGCTTATATCCCTGACTTGAGCAAACGTGTGTTAAATGAGCGAATGAAGGAATTGGAGGAAGAAGGACTCGTGGTTCGCCATGTGGTCACGGAACGTCCAGTTCGGACTGAATATATGTTGTCACGAAAAGGAACGGAGCTGGGGAGAGCGTTAAGCGCTGTGGAACGTTGGGCAGATAAGTGGCTGTGA
- a CDS encoding M3 family oligoendopeptidase — protein MKTPLHPVWDLESIFSGGSSSETFASYLIELEEDVRKLQQLLNDTAAPTSLEETAAFDPILELLQSCYIRISEGSAFVSCLSSQNQKDKKATQLQGAISSIAAMLNGSKSKFDNTLSQTSDSVWDAWIAREDIQPLAFVLNESRTLAREKLSPELEGLALDLGVDGYHGWGKFYNTIVSKVNIPFEQDGETVMLSAGQAANKLSDSDRNVRETVFANWEQAWTDVEDFCADTLNHLAGFRLKLYEKRGWDDILKEPLAINRMSRQTLDTMWNVINGAKPALVQYLERKAELLGVDKLSWSDVDAPVGQSSGKISYDEAAINIVEQFAKFSPKLSSFAEMAFEKRWIEAEDRPGKRPGGFCTSLPLSKATRIFMTFSGTPSNVSTLAHELGHGYHQHIMEELPALNQRYAMNVAETASTFAELIVADALVQAATDEQEKLALLEDKIQRSVAFFMNIHARFLFENRFYEQRKKGLVNADELSKLMVEAQQEAFCGALASDHPHFWASKLHFYLTGVPFYNFPYTFGYMFSAGIYARAQQEGTAFADKYDDLLRDTGRMTVEELAQKHLGTDLTQPDFWQNAADLVIADIEQFLKMTANEK, from the coding sequence ATGAAAACGCCATTACACCCCGTATGGGATCTGGAGTCCATTTTTAGTGGAGGTTCTTCCTCCGAAACATTCGCTTCGTATCTGATTGAACTGGAAGAGGATGTACGTAAACTGCAACAGCTGTTGAACGATACAGCCGCACCGACTTCATTGGAAGAGACGGCAGCATTTGATCCGATTTTGGAACTGCTGCAAAGCTGTTATATCCGTATATCGGAAGGTTCTGCGTTTGTATCCTGCCTCTCCTCACAAAACCAGAAGGACAAGAAGGCAACGCAGCTTCAGGGGGCCATCAGTTCCATTGCTGCGATGCTGAACGGCAGCAAATCGAAGTTCGACAATACACTCAGTCAGACATCGGATTCGGTGTGGGACGCTTGGATTGCCCGGGAAGATATTCAACCGCTGGCATTTGTATTAAACGAGAGTCGAACACTGGCTCGTGAGAAGCTGTCTCCTGAATTGGAAGGCCTTGCTCTGGATCTGGGTGTGGATGGTTACCATGGTTGGGGCAAATTCTATAACACGATTGTCAGCAAGGTAAACATTCCATTTGAGCAAGATGGGGAAACAGTGATGCTGTCCGCTGGACAGGCTGCCAACAAGCTGAGCGATAGTGACCGGAATGTACGTGAGACGGTATTCGCAAACTGGGAACAGGCTTGGACGGATGTCGAAGATTTCTGTGCAGACACGCTGAACCACCTTGCAGGATTCCGTCTGAAGTTATATGAGAAACGTGGCTGGGATGACATCCTCAAGGAACCTCTGGCGATCAACCGGATGTCACGTCAGACACTGGATACGATGTGGAATGTGATTAATGGAGCCAAACCTGCGCTTGTTCAATATCTGGAGCGCAAGGCAGAACTGCTCGGGGTAGACAAGCTCAGCTGGAGCGACGTGGATGCACCAGTAGGCCAATCCAGTGGCAAAATTTCTTACGATGAGGCAGCTATCAATATTGTTGAACAGTTTGCCAAGTTCAGTCCTAAACTTTCTTCTTTTGCTGAGATGGCTTTTGAGAAACGCTGGATTGAAGCCGAAGACCGTCCAGGCAAGCGTCCGGGAGGGTTCTGTACATCTTTGCCACTTAGCAAAGCAACCCGAATTTTCATGACCTTTTCCGGGACACCGTCTAATGTGTCGACTCTTGCGCATGAACTTGGTCATGGATATCATCAACACATTATGGAAGAGTTGCCTGCGTTGAATCAACGTTATGCGATGAATGTGGCTGAAACAGCGTCCACTTTTGCTGAATTGATTGTTGCAGACGCTCTGGTGCAGGCGGCAACAGATGAACAGGAGAAGCTGGCTTTGCTCGAAGACAAGATACAGCGCAGTGTGGCTTTCTTTATGAATATCCATGCCCGGTTCCTGTTTGAAAATCGTTTCTATGAACAACGCAAAAAAGGGTTGGTGAATGCGGATGAGCTATCCAAATTAATGGTAGAGGCACAGCAGGAAGCATTCTGCGGCGCGCTTGCCTCAGATCATCCTCATTTCTGGGCATCCAAACTGCATTTCTATCTCACAGGTGTACCATTCTATAATTTCCCATATACGTTCGGGTACATGTTCAGTGCTGGGATTTATGCGAGAGCTCAGCAAGAAGGAACAGCATTTGCAGATAAATACGATGATTTGTTGCGGGATACGGGACGTATGACGGTAGAAGAACTTGCTCAGAAACATCTGGGCACAGACCTGACACAACCGGATTTCTGGCAAAACGCTGCGGACTTGGTTATTGCTGATATTGAGCAGTTTCTCAAGATGACAGCAAACGAAAAATAG